One window of Saccharopolyspora phatthalungensis genomic DNA carries:
- a CDS encoding alpha/beta hydrolase, with translation MAGAQWKGAASGAFQGFADGQGRDTDALADLFPKMAQALDVLADEIDTVKARMEQAKVVARQGELTVYTDAIYPPKPFTATAPASLDGRTTAAESKAHADAIAAFEGAKALQAKQEAAFAEAQATVKYARDHERAAHERLVKTLSSCTDGLRGIGQNGAWQRAAAAPTSPAAISLAGTAMNLETHAANATRVTFEQAAAAGPFATQSMWSSLSESQRADMTARFPQLVGNTDGIPALDRHVANMTTLNQQRQALLAKLSDAQRRARKSYGNPSGMNDIAIAEVEQIEETLDGLEQIRSAAEKDGKLLLGLDAVVNGRGQVIIASGNPDTAQHIVTTVPGTYSDVGDAMDYVERGDRIIDKAKQFAPGETFASVTWVDYQSPGTLVNAAEGRFAEDAKGDLSSFQEGLRATHDDTTPDTKRSHNTVIGHSYGSTTVGYASRDNGLHSDDLVFIGSPGVGVETAGELGVPPEHVWSGTSRLDLIDYLTPSPNPIDYLVEEPFDDHQWFGRNPSNEHFGARRLPVDNWAGHGGYWDHPESVDAMAKVVANKTQPTDGVR, from the coding sequence ATGGCCGGTGCGCAGTGGAAGGGCGCCGCATCCGGCGCGTTTCAGGGATTCGCCGACGGCCAAGGCCGGGACACGGACGCGCTCGCCGACCTGTTCCCGAAAATGGCACAGGCGCTCGATGTCTTGGCCGATGAGATCGACACTGTGAAAGCCCGAATGGAGCAAGCGAAAGTCGTCGCCCGCCAAGGCGAGCTCACGGTGTACACGGATGCGATCTACCCGCCGAAGCCTTTCACCGCGACAGCACCGGCATCGCTGGACGGCCGCACGACCGCTGCGGAGAGCAAGGCTCACGCCGACGCCATCGCAGCGTTCGAAGGAGCGAAAGCGTTGCAGGCAAAGCAAGAAGCCGCGTTCGCCGAAGCGCAAGCAACAGTAAAGTACGCGCGGGACCATGAACGCGCCGCACATGAGCGGCTAGTCAAAACGCTGAGTTCGTGCACCGACGGCTTGAGGGGAATCGGCCAGAACGGGGCGTGGCAGCGGGCCGCCGCCGCGCCCACCAGTCCGGCAGCGATCTCGCTTGCGGGCACGGCGATGAACCTGGAGACCCACGCCGCGAACGCCACTCGCGTCACATTCGAACAAGCCGCCGCAGCGGGGCCATTCGCCACGCAGAGCATGTGGTCATCGCTGTCCGAGTCCCAGCGCGCGGACATGACCGCCCGGTTCCCACAGTTGGTCGGCAACACCGACGGCATCCCGGCCCTGGACCGGCACGTGGCGAATATGACTACGCTCAACCAGCAACGCCAAGCTCTGCTTGCGAAGCTCAGCGATGCGCAGCGACGGGCGCGGAAATCCTATGGCAACCCCAGCGGCATGAATGACATCGCAATCGCTGAAGTCGAGCAAATCGAGGAAACGCTCGACGGGTTGGAGCAGATCAGGAGCGCCGCCGAGAAAGATGGAAAACTGCTTCTTGGGCTGGATGCTGTGGTAAACGGCCGCGGGCAGGTGATCATCGCCTCGGGCAATCCGGACACCGCACAGCACATCGTCACCACTGTGCCCGGTACCTATTCCGACGTCGGTGACGCGATGGACTACGTCGAACGCGGCGACCGCATCATCGACAAAGCGAAGCAGTTCGCACCTGGTGAAACCTTCGCGTCGGTCACCTGGGTGGACTACCAGTCGCCAGGCACCCTGGTCAACGCCGCCGAAGGCCGCTTTGCCGAGGATGCCAAGGGCGATCTGAGCAGCTTCCAGGAAGGCTTGCGGGCCACCCACGACGACACCACCCCCGACACCAAGCGAAGCCACAACACCGTGATCGGCCACTCCTACGGCTCCACCACCGTCGGCTACGCCAGCCGCGACAACGGCCTGCACTCCGATGATCTGGTGTTCATTGGCTCGCCTGGTGTTGGCGTGGAAACCGCCGGGGAGCTTGGAGTGCCGCCCGAGCACGTGTGGAGTGGCACATCCAGGCTTGACCTGATCGACTACTTAACGCCGTCACCAAACCCGATCGATTACCTCGTTGAGGAGCCGTTCGACGATCACCAGTGGTTTGGCAGAAATCCCTCTAACGAGCACTTCGGAGCCCGGCGACTTCCCGTCGATAACTGGGCAGGCCACGGCGGCTACTGGGATCACCCAGAGTCGGTGGACGCTATGGCCAAGGTCGTCGCGAACAAGACCCAACCTACCGATGGAGTGCGCTGA
- a CDS encoding helix-turn-helix domain-containing protein, which translates to MAADYLDQGASIRVLMFQEGLSYGAVHRLLTKVAGVEMRRRGSPDNHRAVRSEFDDLDHDPREQLATECADAFKQGSRITELAKQLDLYPMTVLRLLEHAEVASRRLLDRAPRHRRS; encoded by the coding sequence ATGGCCGCAGATTACCTAGACCAGGGCGCGTCGATTCGCGTGCTGATGTTCCAGGAAGGCCTGTCCTACGGCGCGGTGCATCGGCTACTCACCAAAGTGGCCGGTGTCGAGATGCGACGACGGGGTAGCCCAGACAATCACCGTGCAGTGCGCAGCGAGTTCGACGACCTTGATCACGACCCTCGCGAGCAACTCGCCACCGAGTGCGCGGATGCGTTCAAGCAGGGATCCCGAATTACCGAACTTGCCAAGCAACTTGACCTGTACCCGATGACCGTACTGCGCCTGCTCGAACACGCCGAGGTCGCCTCACGCCGGTTGCTCGACCGAGCACCACGTCATCGCCGTTCCTGA
- a CDS encoding DUF5753 domain-containing protein produces MDPVHFGWFSEGGGLTLHAVVAEEALHRVVGSRAVMAEQLRHLGEVAKRPTVNLRVLPFEAGAHEGIHGPILLLRFADPTQSDVAYSDTPLGGHVIDDIRDVAELARLFASLQARALPEDSSAKLLRSIAREHERVKE; encoded by the coding sequence GTGGATCCAGTCCACTTCGGATGGTTTAGCGAGGGCGGCGGTCTGACGCTGCACGCCGTTGTGGCTGAGGAAGCCCTTCATCGCGTTGTCGGCTCACGTGCCGTGATGGCTGAGCAACTTCGGCATCTGGGCGAAGTAGCGAAGCGGCCGACCGTGAACCTCCGGGTGTTGCCGTTCGAGGCTGGTGCGCATGAAGGGATTCATGGGCCAATTCTGTTGCTGCGGTTTGCGGATCCCACCCAAAGCGATGTTGCCTATAGCGACACGCCGCTGGGTGGCCATGTCATCGACGACATCCGGGACGTGGCCGAGTTGGCGCGTCTCTTCGCGTCATTGCAGGCCCGAGCTCTCCCAGAAGACAGCTCCGCCAAGCTGCTGCGTAGCATCGCCCGAGAACATGAACGTGTGAAGGAGTAA